Proteins co-encoded in one Azospirillum brasilense genomic window:
- a CDS encoding efflux RND transporter periplasmic adaptor subunit has translation MTKRIVLFALLLAALFGGGYWYTHRAGGADAQTAKAAAPAGPRALPVVIQTVEKRAVPERLGTIGSVQPVAAIAIKARVDSVVETVHFTEGQEVKAGDLLFTLDSRALEAQLRQAQANLERDRANLDKARGDVKRYEQLVRSNTVARQQFDAAVAAADALEATVKAGQAAIEAAKVSLSFTRIAAPMDGRTGAVNAKPGTMVRAADATPLVTLTQLRPITVAFNVPERHLPTIRAAMETSKLSVTAGIPGAAVPPAEGVLNFVDSQVDQQTGTILVKGQFENADTRLWPGQFVDVVLTLRVEPQALTLPEEAVQTGQQGRFVYVVKPDDTVEIRNVTVARSQEGTAVIADGVQAGERVVVDGQSRLYPGAKVAAAKNGGKDGANGKAPLTGGAS, from the coding sequence GTGACGAAACGCATAGTGCTGTTTGCGCTCCTGCTGGCCGCCCTGTTCGGCGGCGGCTATTGGTACACGCACCGGGCGGGCGGGGCCGACGCGCAAACGGCGAAGGCCGCCGCCCCGGCCGGACCGCGCGCCCTCCCGGTGGTCATCCAGACGGTGGAGAAGCGGGCGGTGCCGGAGCGGCTGGGCACCATCGGCTCGGTCCAGCCGGTGGCCGCCATCGCCATCAAGGCGCGCGTCGATTCGGTCGTCGAGACGGTCCATTTCACCGAGGGGCAGGAGGTGAAGGCGGGCGACCTGCTGTTCACCCTCGACTCCCGCGCGCTGGAAGCGCAGCTCCGTCAGGCCCAGGCCAATCTGGAGCGCGACCGCGCCAACCTCGACAAGGCCCGCGGCGACGTGAAGCGCTACGAGCAGCTCGTGCGCTCCAATACGGTGGCCCGCCAGCAGTTTGATGCGGCGGTGGCCGCCGCCGACGCGTTGGAGGCCACGGTGAAGGCCGGGCAGGCGGCGATCGAGGCGGCCAAGGTCTCGCTCAGCTTCACCCGCATCGCCGCCCCCATGGACGGGCGCACCGGTGCGGTGAACGCCAAGCCGGGCACGATGGTCCGTGCGGCGGACGCCACCCCGCTGGTCACGCTGACCCAGCTCCGCCCGATCACCGTTGCCTTCAACGTGCCGGAGCGCCACCTGCCGACCATCCGCGCGGCGATGGAGACGAGCAAGCTGTCCGTCACCGCCGGCATTCCCGGCGCCGCCGTGCCGCCCGCCGAGGGCGTACTGAATTTCGTGGACAGCCAGGTCGACCAGCAGACCGGCACGATCCTGGTGAAGGGCCAGTTCGAAAACGCCGACACCCGGCTGTGGCCCGGCCAGTTCGTCGACGTGGTGCTGACCCTGCGGGTCGAGCCGCAGGCGCTGACGCTGCCGGAGGAGGCGGTGCAGACCGGCCAGCAGGGCCGTTTCGTCTATGTGGTCAAGCCCGACGACACGGTGGAGATCCGCAACGTCACGGTGGCCCGCAGCCAGGAGGGGACCGCCGTCATCGCCGACGGGGTGCAGGCCGGTGAGCGCGTGGTGGTCGACGGCCAGTCCCGCCTCTATCCCGGCGCCAAGGTCGCCGCCGCGAAGAACGGCGGCAAGGATGGCGCCAACGGCAAGGCTCCGCTCACCGGAGGCGCGTCATGA
- a CDS encoding LysR family transcriptional regulator — MLDLKNLEAFVWIARLGGFRAAAGRLNTTQPAISARIAQLEKELGVQLFNRGTRRVTLTLKGMELLDHAERMLTLQAELVHAVAESTTLRGLIRLGVAETIVHTWLSRLIERLHNRFPLVSLEIEVDTSIHLRNGLLAHDLDIAFMLGPVAEPDMRNEALSSYPMAWVASPSLDLPAGRLGLADLARYPVITFSRQTKPSVAIQQMFKRPGLPPLRFYGNSSLASIVRMTLDGIGISAIPPAVIERELAEGLLRLIPAEDPLPDLDFTICHPVDSDNPLVPIVADMALEIVRAQRHGAPTDKRRLSQTIQNENLTDRTDA; from the coding sequence ATGCTGGACCTAAAGAATTTGGAAGCGTTCGTGTGGATCGCCCGTTTGGGCGGCTTCCGCGCCGCGGCGGGACGGCTGAACACCACCCAGCCGGCCATTTCCGCCCGCATCGCCCAGTTGGAAAAGGAGTTGGGCGTCCAGCTGTTCAACCGCGGCACGCGGCGGGTGACCCTGACGCTGAAGGGCATGGAACTGCTGGACCACGCCGAACGGATGCTGACGCTCCAGGCGGAGCTGGTGCATGCGGTCGCCGAATCGACGACCCTGCGCGGGCTGATCCGGCTGGGGGTGGCCGAGACCATCGTCCATACTTGGCTGAGCCGCCTGATCGAACGGCTGCACAACCGCTTCCCGCTGGTCAGCCTGGAGATCGAGGTCGACACCTCCATTCACCTGCGCAACGGGCTGCTGGCCCACGACCTCGACATCGCCTTCATGCTGGGGCCGGTGGCCGAGCCGGACATGCGCAACGAGGCGCTGAGCAGCTACCCCATGGCCTGGGTGGCCAGCCCGTCGCTCGACCTGCCCGCCGGGCGGCTGGGGCTGGCCGATCTGGCGCGCTACCCCGTCATCACCTTTTCCCGGCAGACCAAGCCGTCGGTGGCCATCCAGCAGATGTTCAAGCGGCCCGGCCTGCCGCCGCTGCGCTTCTACGGCAACAGCTCGCTCGCCAGCATCGTGCGGATGACCCTGGACGGCATCGGCATCAGCGCCATCCCGCCCGCGGTGATAGAGCGCGAACTGGCGGAAGGGCTGCTGCGGCTGATCCCGGCGGAGGACCCGCTGCCCGACCTCGACTTCACCATCTGCCACCCGGTGGACAGCGACAACCCGCTGGTGCCCATCGTCGCGGACATGGCCTTGGAGATCGTGCGGGCGCAGCGGCATGGGGCGCCGACCGATAAACGCCGTTTATCGCAAACGATCCAAAATGAAAATTTGACGGATCGGACGGATGCGTGA
- a CDS encoding putative hydro-lyase: MQSVTPSTPFPPDPASAALLARLAIRRGEHRGPTAGLAPGHVQANLAIVPADVAPAFERFCRANPVPCPLLAVSQPGDHRFAELGADLDLRTDFPRYRVYRDGLLAEEPEDLLSVWRDDLVAFAIGCSFSFEEALLAAGLPVRHIERGCNVPMYVTDRDCVAVPPFAGRMVVSMRPMTPAQAERAAAVTGRYAAVHGAPVHIGDPAALGIGNLSQPEFGDAVPLAPGEVPVFWACGVTPQVALAAARLPFAIAHSPGHMLVTDRLNAELEGVSPSVAQLFR, encoded by the coding sequence ATGCAGTCCGTGACCCCAAGCACCCCGTTCCCACCCGATCCCGCGTCCGCCGCCCTGCTGGCCCGGCTGGCGATCCGCCGGGGCGAGCATCGCGGGCCGACCGCCGGACTGGCGCCCGGCCATGTGCAGGCGAACCTCGCCATCGTTCCCGCCGATGTGGCCCCCGCCTTCGAGCGGTTCTGCCGCGCCAACCCGGTTCCCTGCCCGCTGCTCGCCGTGTCGCAACCCGGCGATCACCGCTTCGCGGAGCTGGGCGCCGACCTCGACCTGCGCACCGACTTCCCGCGCTACCGAGTCTACCGCGACGGCCTGCTGGCGGAGGAGCCGGAGGACCTGCTGTCGGTCTGGCGTGACGATCTGGTCGCCTTCGCCATCGGCTGCTCCTTCTCCTTCGAGGAGGCGCTGCTCGCCGCTGGCCTGCCGGTTCGCCACATCGAGCGAGGCTGCAACGTGCCGATGTACGTGACGGACCGGGACTGCGTCGCGGTTCCGCCCTTTGCCGGCCGCATGGTGGTGTCGATGCGCCCGATGACGCCCGCGCAGGCCGAACGCGCCGCCGCGGTGACCGGGCGCTACGCCGCGGTCCACGGCGCGCCGGTGCACATCGGCGACCCGGCGGCGCTCGGCATTGGCAACCTGTCGCAGCCGGAGTTCGGCGACGCCGTTCCGCTCGCCCCCGGCGAGGTTCCCGTCTTCTGGGCCTGCGGGGTCACCCCCCAGGTGGCGCTCGCCGCCGCCCGCCTGCCCTTCGCCATCGCCCACAGCCCCGGCCACATGCTGGTCACCGACCGGCTGAACGCCGAGCTGGAGGGTGTGTCCCCTTCGGTCGCGCAACTTTTCAGATAA
- a CDS encoding TRAP transporter substrate-binding protein, which produces MTAITLRTRLAAAAFGIGLCATPVAAFAETWDMPTPYPDTNLHTITVRQFAEDVKAATNGKIQITVHSNGSLVKHPEIKRAVQSGQAQLGEVLISSWANEDPLYGLDSVPFLATDFAASKKLYEASKPYLEKKLERQRLKLLYSIPWPPQGLYVKQEIGSVADLKGQKFRAYNPATTRIAELAGAVPTKIEAAEVSQAFGTGIVTAMMTSAATGVDTKAWDFVNVYYDVQAWLPRNMVFVSTEVWKGLDDATKKAVEQAAAKAEATGWTEWEKKTAELNQTLSGNGMKVLTPTPAIKDGFAAIGKTMTDEWTKAAGADGEAIISAFRK; this is translated from the coding sequence ATGACCGCGATCACCCTGCGGACCCGCCTCGCCGCCGCCGCCTTCGGCATCGGCCTTTGCGCCACCCCGGTCGCGGCCTTCGCCGAGACCTGGGACATGCCGACCCCCTACCCCGACACGAACCTGCACACCATCACGGTGCGCCAGTTCGCCGAGGACGTGAAGGCGGCGACCAACGGCAAGATCCAGATCACCGTCCATTCCAACGGCTCGCTGGTCAAGCATCCGGAGATCAAGCGCGCCGTCCAGTCGGGCCAGGCCCAGCTCGGCGAGGTGCTCATCAGCTCCTGGGCGAACGAGGACCCGCTCTACGGGCTCGATTCCGTGCCCTTCCTGGCGACCGACTTCGCCGCTTCGAAGAAGCTCTACGAGGCGTCGAAGCCCTATCTGGAGAAAAAGCTGGAGCGTCAGCGCCTGAAGCTCCTCTACTCGATCCCGTGGCCGCCGCAGGGCCTCTACGTGAAGCAGGAGATCGGCTCGGTCGCCGACCTGAAGGGGCAGAAGTTCCGCGCCTACAACCCGGCCACCACCCGCATCGCCGAGCTGGCCGGCGCCGTGCCGACCAAGATCGAGGCCGCCGAGGTCTCGCAGGCCTTCGGCACCGGCATCGTCACCGCCATGATGACCTCCGCCGCCACCGGCGTCGACACCAAGGCGTGGGACTTCGTGAACGTCTATTACGACGTGCAAGCCTGGCTGCCGCGCAACATGGTGTTCGTCAGCACCGAGGTCTGGAAGGGCCTGGACGACGCCACGAAGAAGGCCGTCGAGCAGGCCGCCGCCAAGGCCGAGGCCACCGGCTGGACCGAGTGGGAGAAGAAGACGGCGGAGCTGAACCAGACGCTGTCCGGCAACGGCATGAAGGTGCTGACCCCGACCCCGGCGATCAAGGACGGCTTCGCCGCCATCGGCAAGACGATGACCGACGAGTGGACCAAGGCCGCCGGCGCCGACGGCGAGGCGATCATTTCGGCCTTCCGAAAGTAA
- a CDS encoding TRAP transporter small permease has translation MRTALTFLYRAAEILGAVFLVLIAVLIVSQVFARLANRMVPGADELAGYCMAASFFLMLGPALRRGAHIRVGVLVDRLRGGPRRVVELICLGFGTALSGYFAWYWLRMTYDSYDFGDLGQGVLPIPLWIPQAAMGVGLVILVIAFLDDLLAVIQGREASYQSAGMQSEG, from the coding sequence ATGCGCACCGCATTGACCTTCCTTTACCGCGCCGCCGAGATCCTGGGCGCGGTGTTCCTGGTGCTGATCGCCGTGCTGATCGTATCCCAGGTCTTCGCCCGGCTGGCCAACCGCATGGTGCCGGGAGCCGACGAGCTGGCCGGCTACTGCATGGCCGCCTCCTTCTTCCTGATGCTCGGTCCGGCGCTGCGCCGCGGCGCGCACATCCGCGTCGGTGTGCTGGTCGACCGGCTGCGCGGCGGCCCCCGCCGTGTCGTGGAGCTGATCTGCCTCGGCTTCGGCACGGCGCTGAGCGGCTATTTCGCGTGGTACTGGCTGCGCATGACCTACGATTCCTACGATTTCGGCGATCTGGGACAGGGCGTCCTGCCCATCCCGCTGTGGATTCCGCAGGCCGCCATGGGCGTTGGGCTGGTGATTCTCGTGATCGCCTTCCTTGATGACCTGCTGGCGGTGATACAGGGGCGCGAGGCGTCCTACCAAAGCGCCGGCATGCAGAGCGAGGGCTGA
- a CDS encoding TRAP transporter large permease — protein sequence MDQTTASIVVVVTMLLMLGTGIWVALALAGVGFVAMALFTTRPVGMVMATNIWGASTSWTLTALPLFIWMGEILFRTRISSDMFKGLAPWTGWLPGRLMHVNIVGCTIFAAVSGSSAATAATIGRMTIPELTRRGYDPMMIVGSLAGAGTLGLLIPPSIIMIVYGVAADVSIARLFIAGVIPGIVLTGLFMLYVGGWSLLNPNRVPPREARQSFAEKIRDTGSLIPVMLLIAGVLGSIYAGIATPTEAAGIGVLGSLLLALVTGTMSWATFRDSVLGAAHTSCMIGFILAGAAFLTVAMGYTGIPRLLAEWITSMQLSTASLLVVLTLFFIVMGCFLDGISMVVLTTSVILPMVQKAGIDLLWFGIYIIIVVEMAQITPPVGFNLFVLQSMTGKSIFTIGKASLPFFAMMIVMVALLWIFPGMVTWLPSLMIG from the coding sequence ATGGACCAGACGACCGCTTCCATCGTCGTCGTGGTGACGATGCTCCTGATGCTGGGGACCGGCATCTGGGTGGCCCTGGCGCTGGCCGGCGTCGGCTTCGTCGCCATGGCGCTGTTCACCACCCGCCCTGTCGGCATGGTCATGGCGACCAACATCTGGGGCGCCAGCACGAGTTGGACCCTGACCGCCCTGCCCCTGTTCATCTGGATGGGCGAGATCCTGTTCCGAACGCGCATCTCGTCGGACATGTTCAAGGGACTGGCGCCATGGACGGGCTGGCTGCCGGGGCGGCTGATGCACGTCAACATCGTCGGCTGCACGATCTTCGCCGCCGTCTCCGGCTCCTCCGCGGCGACCGCCGCGACCATCGGGCGGATGACCATCCCGGAGCTGACCCGGCGCGGCTACGACCCGATGATGATCGTCGGCTCGCTGGCCGGCGCCGGCACGCTGGGCCTGCTGATCCCGCCCTCGATCATCATGATCGTGTACGGCGTCGCGGCGGACGTGTCCATCGCCCGGCTGTTCATCGCCGGCGTCATCCCGGGCATCGTTCTGACCGGACTGTTCATGCTCTATGTCGGCGGCTGGTCCCTGCTGAACCCCAACCGGGTGCCGCCGCGGGAGGCACGCCAGAGCTTCGCGGAGAAGATCCGGGACACCGGGTCGCTGATCCCCGTCATGCTGCTGATCGCCGGCGTGCTCGGCTCCATATACGCGGGCATCGCCACGCCGACCGAGGCGGCGGGCATCGGCGTCCTGGGATCGCTGCTGCTGGCGCTGGTCACGGGCACGATGAGTTGGGCGACCTTCCGCGACAGCGTGCTGGGCGCCGCGCACACCTCCTGCATGATCGGCTTCATCCTGGCGGGGGCGGCCTTCCTGACCGTCGCCATGGGCTACACCGGCATCCCGCGCCTGCTGGCGGAGTGGATCACCTCCATGCAGCTCTCCACCGCGTCGCTGCTGGTCGTGCTGACGCTGTTCTTCATCGTCATGGGCTGCTTCCTCGACGGCATCTCGATGGTCGTGCTCACCACCTCGGTCATCCTGCCGATGGTGCAGAAGGCCGGGATCGACCTGCTGTGGTTCGGCATCTACATCATCATCGTGGTGGAGATGGCCCAGATCACCCCGCCGGTGGGCTTCAACCTGTTCGTTCTGCAATCGATGACGGGCAAGAGCATCTTCACCATCGGCAAGGCCAGCCTGCCCTTCTTCGCGATGATGATCGTCATGGTGGCCCTGCTCTGGATCTTCCCGGGCATGGTGACGTGGCTGCCCTCGCTGATGATCGGGTGA
- the pxpB gene encoding 5-oxoprolinase subunit PxpB, protein MDVRFTTAGDTAFNVEFGEGIDRPTNARVMALHARLKAAAPPGLVETVPTFRSLQVVYDPAATSRREVQAAVEAELAHAGDAPADGSLWRLPVCYDPEFGPDLAELSASLGLSADRLIDLHGSTEYFVYMLGFMPGFAYMGDLPGKLEKPRRSEPRVRVPAGSVATAGRLTTVYPWESPGGWHLIGRCPVPLYDGARPSPVLLSAGDRVRFEAVDRARFDALAAETAAGRFDADTLRAAP, encoded by the coding sequence ATGGACGTCCGTTTCACGACGGCGGGCGACACGGCCTTCAACGTGGAGTTCGGGGAGGGCATCGACCGCCCGACCAACGCCCGCGTCATGGCCCTGCACGCCCGGCTGAAGGCCGCCGCCCCGCCGGGTCTGGTGGAGACGGTGCCGACCTTCCGCTCTCTCCAGGTGGTTTACGACCCGGCGGCCACCAGCCGCCGGGAGGTCCAGGCCGCCGTGGAGGCGGAACTGGCCCACGCCGGGGACGCGCCGGCCGACGGCAGCCTGTGGCGGCTGCCCGTCTGCTACGACCCGGAGTTCGGCCCGGACCTCGCGGAGCTGTCCGCGTCGCTCGGCCTGTCGGCGGACCGCCTGATCGACCTCCACGGGTCGACCGAGTATTTCGTCTATATGCTGGGCTTCATGCCGGGCTTCGCCTACATGGGCGACCTGCCGGGCAAATTGGAAAAGCCGCGGCGCAGCGAGCCCCGGGTCCGCGTGCCGGCGGGCTCCGTCGCCACCGCCGGGCGGCTGACCACGGTCTATCCTTGGGAGAGTCCCGGCGGCTGGCACCTGATCGGGCGCTGCCCGGTGCCGCTCTACGACGGCGCCCGCCCCTCGCCGGTCCTGTTGTCCGCCGGCGACCGGGTGCGCTTCGAGGCGGTGGACCGCGCCCGCTTCGACGCCCTGGCGGCCGAGACCGCCGCGGGGCGCTTCGATGCCGACACGCTGAGGGCCGCGCCATGA
- a CDS encoding biotin-dependent carboxyltransferase family protein, translating into MSTPCLTVVRPGLFATIQDLGRFGHQELGMPVAGALDPIALRLANALVGNPAGTAGVEIALLGPALKVEADSVRVAVVGPMALSVEREGASPQPLEPHRSHTLTRGDVLKLGAVTGAAVAYLTVAGGFALEPFLGSLSTYVRAGIGPLGGKPLGDGTRLPLNRDTAPPGTDVELTEPPDYGGGPVRVVLGPQEDRFTAVAVETFLSATYRVGKDADRMGLRLEGPTLAHTGSADIPSDGLVTGSIQVPGNGQPILLLNDHQTAGGYAKIATVISADLPRVGRLSPGGALSFRAVTVEEAEAIRRRQEQTIAAWVRAIRPVRPAGGVDLEALYAENLVSGVVDIVNGNGDILNQEQMCGRAP; encoded by the coding sequence ATGAGCACGCCCTGCCTCACCGTCGTCCGGCCGGGGTTGTTCGCCACGATCCAGGATCTCGGCCGCTTCGGCCATCAGGAACTCGGCATGCCGGTGGCCGGCGCGCTCGACCCCATCGCCCTGCGCCTCGCCAACGCGCTGGTCGGCAACCCGGCGGGCACCGCGGGGGTGGAGATCGCCCTGCTCGGGCCCGCGCTGAAGGTGGAGGCCGACAGCGTGCGCGTCGCCGTCGTCGGCCCGATGGCGCTGAGCGTGGAGCGCGAGGGGGCATCGCCCCAGCCGCTGGAGCCGCACCGCAGCCACACGCTGACCCGCGGCGACGTGCTGAAGCTGGGCGCTGTCACCGGGGCGGCGGTCGCCTATCTGACGGTCGCCGGGGGCTTCGCGCTGGAGCCCTTCCTGGGCAGCTTGTCCACCTACGTGCGCGCCGGCATCGGGCCGCTCGGCGGCAAGCCGCTGGGCGACGGGACTCGTCTGCCGCTCAACCGCGACACCGCCCCGCCGGGCACCGACGTGGAACTGACGGAGCCGCCGGACTATGGCGGCGGGCCGGTGCGGGTGGTGCTCGGCCCGCAGGAGGACCGCTTCACGGCGGTGGCGGTGGAGACCTTCCTGTCGGCCACGTACCGCGTCGGCAAGGACGCCGACCGCATGGGCCTGCGGCTCGAGGGGCCGACGCTCGCCCACACCGGCTCCGCCGACATTCCGTCGGACGGGCTGGTCACCGGCTCGATCCAGGTGCCGGGCAACGGCCAGCCGATCCTTCTGCTGAACGACCACCAGACGGCCGGCGGCTATGCCAAGATCGCCACGGTGATCTCCGCCGACCTGCCCCGCGTCGGCCGGCTGAGCCCCGGCGGCGCCCTCAGCTTCCGGGCCGTCACGGTGGAGGAGGCGGAGGCCATTCGGCGGCGCCAGGAACAGACCATCGCGGCCTGGGTCCGCGCCATCCGCCCGGTGCGCCCGGCGGGCGGCGTCGATCTGGAGGCGCTCTACGCGGAGAACCTTGTGTCCGGGGTCGTCGACATCGTCAACGGCAACGGCGACATCCTGAACCAAGAACAAATGTGCGGGAGGGCCCCATGA
- a CDS encoding LamB/YcsF family protein has product MTITVNLNADLGEGFGAYDIGDDESMLGIVASANIACGFHAGDPLVMTRTVRNAVAKGVSLGAHPSYPDLQGFGRRPLRMSAAEVEAMVAYQIGALMGVAATAGGSVTHVKAHGALNNMAAVDEGLAMAIGRAIKGVDPNLIYLATAGSEMARAGRTLGLPTAEEVFADRAYDDNGNLVPRGQPGAMIHDPDVAATNVLRMLEEGVILSVTGTRIPCTVHSVCVHGDEPSAVAMAGNLRRTLEAKGVRIVPLPELRDRF; this is encoded by the coding sequence ATGACCATCACCGTGAACCTGAACGCCGACCTGGGCGAGGGCTTCGGCGCCTACGACATCGGCGACGACGAGTCCATGCTGGGCATCGTCGCCTCCGCCAACATCGCCTGCGGCTTCCACGCCGGTGATCCGCTGGTGATGACGCGGACCGTCCGGAACGCGGTCGCCAAGGGCGTAAGCCTCGGCGCCCACCCCTCCTACCCCGACCTCCAGGGCTTCGGCCGCCGCCCCCTGCGGATGTCGGCGGCGGAGGTGGAGGCGATGGTCGCCTATCAGATCGGCGCGCTGATGGGCGTCGCCGCCACCGCCGGCGGTTCGGTTACCCATGTGAAGGCGCACGGAGCGCTGAACAACATGGCGGCGGTGGACGAAGGGCTGGCGATGGCGATCGGGCGGGCGATCAAGGGCGTCGATCCCAACCTGATCTATCTCGCCACCGCCGGCTCGGAGATGGCGCGGGCCGGGCGGACGCTGGGCCTGCCCACGGCGGAAGAGGTCTTCGCCGACCGTGCCTACGACGACAACGGCAACCTCGTGCCGCGCGGCCAGCCCGGCGCGATGATCCACGACCCGGACGTCGCGGCCACCAACGTCCTGCGCATGCTGGAGGAAGGCGTGATCCTGTCGGTCACCGGCACGCGCATCCCCTGCACCGTCCATTCCGTCTGCGTCCATGGCGACGAGCCGAGCGCCGTCGCCATGGCCGGCAACCTGCGCCGCACGCTGGAAGCCAAGGGGGTCCGCATCGTCCCGCTGCCGGAGCTGCGCGACCGTTTCTAA
- a CDS encoding response regulator, with amino-acid sequence MPDPVTAPLHVLVAEDEALAAMALEDFLSRKGYRVTLAQDGQEGLERYSADPADLVITDLRMPRMDGRALIRELRTRAAGLPILVMTGFLSIEAGEDDLTSDRWQPLVVLRKPVSPQVILDTLASLAQAAKLRPA; translated from the coding sequence ATGCCTGACCCTGTCACCGCTCCGCTGCATGTCCTGGTGGCCGAGGACGAAGCCCTCGCCGCCATGGCGCTGGAGGATTTCTTATCCCGTAAGGGATACCGCGTGACCCTGGCCCAGGACGGTCAGGAGGGGCTGGAGCGTTACAGCGCCGATCCCGCCGACCTCGTCATAACCGATCTGCGCATGCCGCGCATGGACGGTCGCGCTCTGATCCGCGAACTGCGGACCAGGGCCGCCGGGCTGCCGATCCTGGTGATGACCGGCTTCCTGTCGATAGAGGCGGGGGAGGACGACCTGACGTCCGACCGCTGGCAGCCGCTGGTGGTGCTGCGCAAGCCGGTCAGCCCACAGGTCATCCTGGACACGCTCGCCAGCCTCGCCCAGGCGGCGAAGCTGCGGCCCGCATGA
- a CDS encoding ATP-binding protein, whose protein sequence is MFGGVEAFFDTSAYLPHGVCLFWRPEILTLHIVSDVLTGLSYYSIPLALLYFVLKRRDVAFTWIVWLFAVFILACGTTHFFSLWTLWYPDYAVEGIVKALTALVSVLTAVALWVQMPRALALPSATQLADANAALQREIEIRRQAELRYASFFNNLAEGLFVVTVTPDGDFAFDTLNPAHARATGIDPETIRGRLVREAVPTETAEAVIERYSACVAAGGPIDYEETLDLPIGRRTWHTVLVPVRGEDGRVVQILGSARDITDRKRLQEELVQTSKLATLGTLAAGMAHEMSQPLNIIRIWAENALSRLRDGDADTARLDKVLTIMSEQAERMGRIIDHMRTFSRRDGATQRFDPTACVRSAVELVSNQFALENIEVVSDVPAVDCVARGRPLQLEQVLVNLLSNARDAILEWRADPDGSPAAGRIAVAMGCDLTAGRAVITITDDGGGIDPDILPRIFDPFFTTKEVGKGSGLGLSIGYGIVDSMGGRIDAANVTHDDGSRGVRFTITVPVSHPSVQDVERAHA, encoded by the coding sequence ATGTTCGGTGGCGTGGAAGCCTTCTTCGACACCAGCGCGTACTTGCCTCACGGCGTGTGCCTGTTCTGGCGTCCGGAAATCCTGACCCTGCACATCGTGTCGGATGTGCTGACCGGCCTTTCCTATTATTCCATTCCGCTGGCGCTGCTTTACTTCGTCCTGAAGCGCCGGGACGTCGCCTTCACCTGGATCGTCTGGCTGTTCGCCGTCTTCATCCTGGCGTGCGGCACGACGCATTTCTTCAGCCTGTGGACCTTGTGGTACCCCGACTACGCCGTGGAAGGCATCGTCAAGGCGCTGACCGCGCTGGTGTCCGTGCTGACCGCCGTCGCCTTGTGGGTGCAGATGCCCAGGGCGCTCGCCCTGCCCAGCGCCACCCAACTCGCCGACGCCAACGCGGCTTTGCAGCGCGAGATCGAGATCCGGCGTCAGGCCGAGTTGCGCTACGCCAGCTTCTTCAACAATCTGGCGGAAGGGCTGTTCGTCGTCACGGTCACGCCGGATGGAGACTTCGCCTTCGACACGCTCAACCCCGCCCACGCGCGGGCGACGGGGATCGATCCTGAGACCATCCGCGGCCGGCTGGTCCGTGAGGCCGTTCCGACGGAGACCGCCGAGGCGGTGATCGAACGCTACAGCGCCTGCGTCGCCGCGGGCGGCCCGATCGATTACGAGGAAACGCTGGACCTGCCCATCGGACGGCGGACCTGGCACACCGTCCTGGTGCCGGTGCGCGGCGAGGATGGGCGGGTGGTCCAGATCCTCGGCAGCGCCCGCGACATCACCGACCGCAAGAGGCTTCAGGAGGAGCTGGTCCAGACCTCCAAGCTAGCGACCCTGGGCACGCTCGCCGCCGGCATGGCCCATGAGATGAGCCAGCCCCTGAACATCATCCGGATCTGGGCGGAGAACGCCCTGTCCCGCCTGCGCGACGGGGACGCCGACACTGCGCGCCTGGACAAGGTGCTGACCATCATGTCCGAGCAGGCGGAGCGCATGGGCCGCATCATCGACCACATGCGCACCTTCAGCCGCCGCGACGGCGCCACCCAGCGCTTCGACCCCACGGCCTGCGTCCGGTCAGCCGTCGAGCTGGTGTCCAACCAGTTCGCCTTGGAGAACATCGAGGTTGTGAGCGATGTCCCGGCCGTCGACTGCGTGGCGCGCGGGCGCCCGCTGCAATTGGAGCAGGTGCTGGTCAATCTGCTGTCCAACGCCCGCGACGCCATCCTGGAGTGGCGCGCCGACCCCGACGGATCGCCCGCCGCCGGGCGGATCGCCGTGGCCATGGGGTGTGACCTGACCGCCGGGCGGGCCGTCATCACCATCACCGACGACGGCGGCGGCATCGATCCGGATATCCTGCCGCGCATCTTCGACCCCTTCTTCACGACCAAGGAGGTTGGGAAGGGGTCCGGCCTCGGCCTGTCCATCGGCTATGGCATCGTCGATTCCATGGGCGGGCGGATCGATGCGGCGAACGTGACCCACGACGATGGAAGCCGCGGTGTCCGTTTCACCATCACCGTGCCGGTGTCCCATCCCTCCGTTCAGGACGTGGAGCGCGCTCATGCCTGA